A single region of the Brachypodium distachyon strain Bd21 chromosome 3, Brachypodium_distachyon_v3.0, whole genome shotgun sequence genome encodes:
- the LOC106866324 gene encoding non-specific lipid-transfer protein 2, translating to MAKAAATCVVAMALALAVLMALASGATAAQCNAGQLIVCAPAIIGGAAPTAACCSNLRAQQGCFCEFARNPAYASYIKSQTARKAIAACRVALPRCP from the coding sequence ATGGCGAAGGCAGCGGCGACGTGCGTAGTTGCGATGGCTTTGGCGTTGGCGGTCCTGATGGCGTTGGCGAGCGGGGCGACGGCGGCTCAGTGCAACGCGGGGCAGCTGATCGTGTGCGCGCCGGCGATCAtcggcggggcggcgccgacggcggcgtgcTGCTCCAACCTGCGCGCGCAGCAGGGCTGCTTCTGCGAGTTCGCGCGCAACCCGGCCTACGCCAGCTACATCAAAAGCCAGACCGCCCGCAAGGCCATCGCCGCCTGCCGCGTCGCACTCCCGCGCTGCccctag